GTTTACAAGACCAAGAGGAGGATATGATTTGAAATATCCACTAAGATACAGAGCTGCAGACAAGATGCTTTTTATATCTCCATCTGATACCTGCTACTCTGTTTAACAGCTGTTTACATGTGCTGTTATCTGCAGGAGTAGTTCCCCTGCACACTTCTCACACTATGATAAGGGCTACAACTTTTCTGCTTGACAGACTTTTATTGTTGGTGTCAGATAAATGTAGGTGTTTCCAAAAGCCCAAAATGAAATCCCCTAATTTCCCACAACCCCAAAGATATTCAGTAAATGTCAAGAGCgagtaaagaaacaaaaaaaaaaaacacctttaagaAGCTCAAAACAAAGTATTTAATATTGCTTGATATGTGAAATATTCAGTCTGTTATATTAATAAAGTTTGGAGTAATTTAGAAGTTCACAACCAATTAGTTATTTCAGATCTAACAATGTTGCACTAACAGAACACTGCTTTATGTAAAGTCTACACCACAGgtctgatttatttttggtgCATAAGCCCAAAAACATGCATTCACTATTCCCCACATTGAACTAGTGTTTAATAAAGACCGTGTGCACCTcacatgttctgttttttccGGATTTAGCAGCGAATTATAAAAAAGGTGACATAAAATAGAGAATGTGAGATGTCACCTTGCAGCAAGACGTTGTATGGTGTTCGAGGTGTTGCGGTATGCAAACTGTGGGGATGCAAATAAGCTCATGCATGTGAAACCAGGTCATGAGAGGTGAGGTGAAGTACACCCGTCTTTGTGATTTCAGGTCTTGTTGTGAGTTTTTAGAGTTTCATTCGTCTGCCTCATGGTTCAGGTTTCAGTTTATTTAAGACTTACTTTGATGGTGAGCAGCATGGATAGGAACTTCCTCTTGTCTCCGATCAGCATGGCGTTACTAATCAGAGGCACGGCCTCCTTCACGGCGTCCTCAATGGGAACAGGAGGAAtgttctctcctcctgctgtgatGATGAGCTCTGAAAGTGACACAGTGACAAGCATGATTAAAGAGAAATGTTCAGATCCAGTTAAAGTGTACTTCTCTGAGTGATATTTTTCTCTGCAGGTAATAAAGGTGGAGTACCTTTGATTCTtccagtgatgaagaggaatcCTTTCTGATCATGTTTGCCCAGATCTCCTGAGTGCAGCCATCCCTCTGCATCCAGAGCCTCCTCGGTCTTGTCCGGCATGTTGAGGTAACCCATGAAGACGTGACGTCCCCAGAAGCAGATCTCGCCGTTCCCCTCCTCGTCCGGGTTGTGCAGCTTTGTCTTGCATCCTGGCATCTCTTTGCCACAGCTGCAGGATAAACATCATTTCTGTTAGTTCATGAAAAAGACACATGTTGAGTTGTAAATGCAGGGAAACTCTGAGTTAGAAGTACCTGGTGAGCTTGAAGGCCTCTGGGATGGAGATGGTGTGAGGTCCGGTGCTCTCGCTCATGCCGTAAAGCTCGTACAGAGGAATGTCCAGGCTGAGGAAGAACTCCAGGGTGTCTTTGGTGATGGGAGCGGCTCCTGTGTAGCACTTGCTGCAGCGGTCCAGGCCCAAAGCTTTACGCACCTTCTTGAACACGAGTTTTTTGGCGAGTTTATAACTCAAAGGAGCGTGGCCGGCTGCTCCGTTTCTGCAgggacacaaaacacacaaatcaaatgAGTGTTTGTTGACAGAACGGCATGGCTCCTGAGTCGTCAGcatatataaatgaaatatttgagGTTCTGATGGATGCTCTGCACAAGAACTTTGAACAACCTGAAACTGAATCCTCTCAAAATGTGTGTTCCTAAAAGATGAAACCTGCTAATCTGATCCTTTTCACTTTCTGCTAATTTAATCAATCAGAATAAAATAACACCTGGTTAACATTAGCACTGTGTCTATGTTCGAAGGATCACACTAGCATCAAGCTTTCAGAGTGTCTGTAGCATAATTTCATGGACTGATCATAAGTCTGTGTGGATGCTAAGGTGCCCAAAAAACGACGTATAGGAGGGAGGTAACAAAAAACAAGTCTAAGAAGTGATGTCATCATGCGTATGATTTGATATCCTGTACGTACTGATTCATTTTTGTCAGGTTGGTCTGCAGACCGACGTCTTTGGCCCAGGCCGCCACCTTCCTCTGCACGGTGGAAGACTTGGCTCCGACAGACTTCATCTTCTCTTGCATCTTCTCCCAGACACGAGGGACGCCCATGAAGGCTGTGGGACGCACCTCCTTCAGAGTGTTGACCAGAGAGCCCTGATAGAAGAGAGGAGGACTTTAAATAAATGACACAGTCCGCATGAGATCTTAAAGGAACCATGacatgagaagaagaagcttCTTCATACGCGTCCCCTCAGGAGAGCCTGTAACTATCACTGGAATGCGTGGTCATCGGCGTCCTAACTGAGGGTGATGATGACGGAGATTAAATATCTCATCACGTCATGGAAGACGCACATGATGAGTGAAGGGTTACAGGATCAGAGATGAGCTGATTTAGTTACAATCTACAGATTCTGTCTGCTCTTCATGTGTGACACATCCTGATCCTGGAGAAGAGAACtggctttgtttgtttcagagaaTTCACGGCCCTCGTCTTTAATCAGGCTGTCTCTTAGGACGGGACGTCTGTCATGTTCGTGGTGTGAACAATTCATTTGACTTTTGAAAGTTTTGCTCGGTTCGGCCTGGTGGTTCAATCGCACactccatgtacagaggctccCGTCATCGAAGAGGGGCGGCACGGGTTCAACTCCAACCCGCAGCCCTTTACCGCACGTCtcagaccagctcttagttatgctgctacaggcttagactgccaggggaactgccgcactgggatcctatctcaccccctcatcacttagtttaactctacctgtcccattaaagttactaaccatagacctttctggagtccctgagctcccttgtctcgtagattcctcctgctgtggatgttccagactccaactgatatggacgtgctggactgctcgtttcatcactatcaccgctccctcgctcttattctcctctatccctctttccagacccaacttggtctcagcagatgtgtgtctaacatgagtctggtcctgctggaggtttctgcctgttaaaggaagtttttcctcgccgctgtaactagctaaatactgcaaggtgtaatgctcatggtggattaaggtggggtcagactgagtcctatcCTGTcctggtgttgggtctctgttcagaatttgacatagagtggtctagacctgctctgtttgtaaaggcgacttgagataatgtttgttgtgagttGTACAAATTGATATCAGTCCCAAATCGTCTATCCACCATcctgtcctctcaataaagacattaaagcctcaaatcaaaataaaaatcttaGATCTTAGCTCTAGAAGtttcttaaatgtttgtttcagcCCCAAATCTGTACTCGACTGTGTTTTATCCTGTTCTGTAAGCACGTTCTCTAAAATTCTTCgataaaaacacaagtcagtTTGTGATTTTTGTGTTCTTAAGGAgctgtttatttatgtgtttgtgtgattttgtCCCTCATGACGTTTCTCACCTTCAGTGCATCTGGCTGAGCGAAGTACGTCGCTCCTCCCACCTTCATGGTGCACCAGATATCAACCATCTGAGCAGCGACGTGGCTGAGCGGCAGGTAGCTGACCACAGACTCCTGAGTGTGAGTGGCGTCCCTCAGGCGTACGTGACTGCAGGTGGCGAGTGCGGTCCATGTTACCTGAAGGCAGGAAGGGAGGGATGCAggtttattgttttatgtttggGAGGAACACACCGTAATGTTGTTTTACAAGTGgcagacaaagacacacaaagagggGGAGTTTGTTTGAGAATGGAGCTTTTACTGACTGAGAACAAGTTTTAATTGCTTCAGTCACTCTGCTTTGTGCACATTTATGAGTTTACAGTCTGACAGGTTTGCAGCACAACAACACATTCCCTGAGATCTCTGTCTGACTAATGTGAGGAGAATGCAGAAACCTGCTGAACATCAGGTCAATCCTTTAAGCTCTCAGCACTCTTCTATTATCACAGGAGTGTGTTTCCAAACATGTAACGCCGTGCAGCTCTCATACAGACATAAAAACCCACTTCTCACGGGACTCACGTTATCATGGCTGAGCATGACTCCTTTGGGTTGTCCTGTAGTCCCTGAGGTGTAGATGAGCGTGCAGCATTGGTTTGGCTTCTGGCTGGAGATGATCGCGTCGAGCGGTGCGTCGGGTTCGTCCTGTCCGAGCTCCATGAATTCTGCCCACTGTGATGCACGAACAAAAACACTCAGATGTCAAACACTTGATCTATGGTCACTGGTTTTATGTCCTGTGAGCAGATCGAGAGCTTACCGAGTACAAATTTGGTCTCTTCTCTTTTAGTGCATCTTTGTACTGAATGATTGCTTTCAAGTGCGGCAGCTTGTCTTCAACCTGAGAACAAACACAAGACGTTAATACTGTGGAGTCAAGATAAAGGCTCTTCTTACAGAAGACAGATTTCCTGTCTTGGTATGTGAAGATCATTTCAATCTTTCTGtactctgctgtttttttatgcCGTTATtttttagggatgggcaatgattttcaaatattcgagtattcgttcacttagtaaaaatcaaagagttacttagaatattctctcattttaaaagtacaatttttcatcgttttcaccggtgcctggttgtaatatggtattcccgccagatggtggcttaaaggtgacatattatgctctttttcatcaaaatatattggtctaagaggtccccaaaacatgtctttaaagtttatgctcaaaaaaaccctttgaaatcagattttggtctgcctgtaaacccctctttttcagccctgctcagaacaggctgttttctgtgtctgtgcctttaaatgagaatgagctctctgaccacgccccctcaggaagtggatgtgccctcggctctccagcacgttgatctaatgtttacatgttggctgaatatacacggccgctcacagacccgcgttacttcaaccctctgaatctgatccagaatctgatcctgatggagaggcgcctgcagcaggacctttctgaaccattggtcacagattttgtgtttcttgttgttttaattgtcagtatgtcgacgtgtgtcttggtacacagcgtacattattcgaataatcgtccagtagatgccaatgattatcgaatagtattttgtcttgaaatgcccatccctattatTTTGTACTACTGTAGCTCATGTTATTCTCACCTGAAGGAtcttctgcagctgtttgtggttCTCCACCACAATGATATTGGCCTTGCAGTTGTCTGCTACATACTGGCACGCCTCAGGAGAGTTGGTGGTGTAGATGCCAACAGCGAACCCCCTGCAGAGGACAGAAGATGAGGGAGACATTCTCTTTAAATGCACCGTTCAGAGGAGGTTctttcctgcttttattttgaaagaactgTTAACAATCTGCAGACAGTGAGACCTGATGCACCAAAAAGTCACTATTCTCAACTTTGATCAGACACACATTCATCTACTGAGCAGGTTTATGCATCGACAGTTTCAGAGTTGAGTTTTGTAGATCTGCAGAAGGCTTGAGAAAGATTGCACTGCACAAAACTAACTTCCTTTAATCTCTGGGACGATAGAATCTACCTGACCTTGCAACATCGTTTCTATAAAAATGATTTCACTTCCAGCGCAGcgtgagacaaaaaaaaaacttgaagcAGTTGGATTCCCTTCAGAAAAAGGTGCCGTAGCTATTGAGCTATTTATAAGCTGAGCCTGTGATTGGGCTCATCAGGACCAGTCTGACAAGTCTAGTTTCAAAACATTCCTATTGTCATCAGCGAGGCGTGGGAGAGTAATGGACAGTGTGATCCTGTGTGAACACTTCCATGAGTTAGCA
The genomic region above belongs to Notolabrus celidotus isolate fNotCel1 chromosome 2, fNotCel1.pri, whole genome shotgun sequence and contains:
- the acsbg2 gene encoding long-chain-fatty-acid--CoA ligase ACSBG2 isoform X1, producing the protein MQLTACEPGTMSEAVGMEPQRASGFLESSCGAGSSAASLDDGIADTANESSGEESAGEREEENINRSTMTTEAVAEQTANTQTVKAERPNSLSVPAAGEPGLWTSQGDAQVKLRMGDSGLAAETPLTINQMFTSSVERFGEYTALSWKEGEQQKTLNYKEYYQTCRSAAKSFLKLGLEKYHGVGILGFNSAEWFIADIAAILAGGFAVGIYTTNSPEACQYVADNCKANIIVVENHKQLQKILQVEDKLPHLKAIIQYKDALKEKRPNLYSWAEFMELGQDEPDAPLDAIISSQKPNQCCTLIYTSGTTGQPKGVMLSHDNVTWTALATCSHVRLRDATHTQESVVSYLPLSHVAAQMVDIWCTMKVGGATYFAQPDALKGSLVNTLKEVRPTAFMGVPRVWEKMQEKMKSVGAKSSTVQRKVAAWAKDVGLQTNLTKMNQNGAAGHAPLSYKLAKKLVFKKVRKALGLDRCSKCYTGAAPITKDTLEFFLSLDIPLYELYGMSESTGPHTISIPEAFKLTSCGKEMPGCKTKLHNPDEEGNGEICFWGRHVFMGYLNMPDKTEEALDAEGWLHSGDLGKHDQKGFLFITGRIKELIITAGGENIPPVPIEDAVKEAVPLISNAMLIGDKRKFLSMLLTIKCQLNAETGEPEDELTPEALEICKKLGSSATRVSEIAGGRDRVIHTAIQEGINRVNEKSNSNAQRIQKWVILDQDFSVTGGELGPTMKLKRPVVAKMYKEQIENFYKELATPTTPDNPLPPK
- the acsbg2 gene encoding long-chain-fatty-acid--CoA ligase ACSBG2 isoform X2 encodes the protein MSEAVGMEPQRASGFLESSCGAGSSAASLDDGIADTANESSGEESAGEREEENINRSTMTTEAVAEQTANTQTVKAERPNSLSVPAAGEPGLWTSQGDAQVKLRMGDSGLAAETPLTINQMFTSSVERFGEYTALSWKEGEQQKTLNYKEYYQTCRSAAKSFLKLGLEKYHGVGILGFNSAEWFIADIAAILAGGFAVGIYTTNSPEACQYVADNCKANIIVVENHKQLQKILQVEDKLPHLKAIIQYKDALKEKRPNLYSWAEFMELGQDEPDAPLDAIISSQKPNQCCTLIYTSGTTGQPKGVMLSHDNVTWTALATCSHVRLRDATHTQESVVSYLPLSHVAAQMVDIWCTMKVGGATYFAQPDALKGSLVNTLKEVRPTAFMGVPRVWEKMQEKMKSVGAKSSTVQRKVAAWAKDVGLQTNLTKMNQNGAAGHAPLSYKLAKKLVFKKVRKALGLDRCSKCYTGAAPITKDTLEFFLSLDIPLYELYGMSESTGPHTISIPEAFKLTSCGKEMPGCKTKLHNPDEEGNGEICFWGRHVFMGYLNMPDKTEEALDAEGWLHSGDLGKHDQKGFLFITGRIKELIITAGGENIPPVPIEDAVKEAVPLISNAMLIGDKRKFLSMLLTIKCQLNAETGEPEDELTPEALEICKKLGSSATRVSEIAGGRDRVIHTAIQEGINRVNEKSNSNAQRIQKWVILDQDFSVTGGELGPTMKLKRPVVAKMYKEQIENFYKELATPTTPDNPLPPK